DNA sequence from the Bacillus pumilus genome:
CCAAACCCAGCCACAAAGATCAAAATCGTCCCAAATACATCAAGATGCTTCAGTGGATTTAATGTGAGTCTCCCTTGGTTCTTAGCTGTCGGGTCTCCGAAACGATACGCAACATATGCATGCGCCAGCTCGTGCATCGTAAATGCAACAACAAGCGTAATGGCGACATATGGGATGAGTTCTAATGGATACACAAGAAATTGGTTCAAAGGCATGAATCCCTCTTTCTTTCTATACAATGATTTACTTCATTCAGTATACTATAAGAAGTCCCTTAAACTAAAGGGAAGCGTAGCATGAAAGGAAAAAGGAGGTTTTCGCATTGCCGATTGTCACCGTACAAATGCTTGAAGGAAGAACAGACGAGCAGAAAAGAGCTCTTGTGGAGAAAGTCACTGATGCTGTTGTTGAAACAACAGGCGCAGGTGCAGAAAAAGTCTCTGTTATTATTGAAGAAATGAAAAAAGAACACTATGCCGTAGCAGGAAAAAGAATGAGCGACCTGTAAGCAATATAAAAGACGTCTCTTTAGAAAAAGAGACGTCTTTTATATTGCTTGCTAAATGAATTCAAACAAAATTAGAGTTGTATCCAGTTATTAACCCTCTCTATATAAACTCAATCTGTTTTGTTTAGAATAGATCATTATTAAATTCGTATTCACGTAAAGATTGTGAGGCTGAAAATTATTTTCTTGTGCCAATTATTTTCAAAACACTTGTTGTAGCCAAAGTCGAACAAAAAATAATAATTAACTTGCCTACAACAATTTGATGACTACCTGTAGATACGACAACTATTATGACAGCGATTGATATCATTAATAATAAGATAAATAATTTCTTCATTTAT
Encoded proteins:
- a CDS encoding 2-hydroxymuconate tautomerase, which gives rise to MPIVTVQMLEGRTDEQKRALVEKVTDAVVETTGAGAEKVSVIIEEMKKEHYAVAGKRMSDL